One Massilia sp. 9096 genomic window carries:
- a CDS encoding glucokinase, whose amino-acid sequence MTTEHATEQKQTRAAYSDGPRLLADIGATHARFALEIAPGVQRNVAVLLCDDYPGIVPLLEAYLAQIQAQTGGVRISHGAFALANPISGDFIRMTNRDWQFSTEDLRRTLGLTTLLIVNDFTALAMGLPGFEPGDLMQVGGGKAAQNAVSGVLGPGTGLGVSGVIPTVDGFVTLGSEGGHVNFAPADEREFAILQYAWRDYQHVSNERLISGPGMEIIYRALAGRNGARLDNKARARSSAEIIAGALEDKDPLCLEVLECFCGMLGGAAANLAVTLGAFGGIFIGGGIVPRMGEWFKTSPFRARFEAKGRFTDYLAQIPTYVIMTPNPALYGVSRILSEHLRNRSGANTLMERVQRLQSELSPAEQRVATLVIDHPRKVLSEPIAEIAKLADVSQPTVIRFCRSLGFSGLADFKLKFAGSLTGTIPVRHSQVRMTDSTHDLSAKVIDNTVSAILKFRDQLDVNSIDRAIELLRKAKRVEFYAMGNSRVVALDGQHKFFRFRIPTALYGDSHLFALAAELLGPGDVVIAISTTGQLPELLSAVDTARAAGADVIAITSSKSALARKASICLAVDHSEDSTTFLSMISRILQLLLIDIMAVGISLGAQGDANGDGDTERRRMLISHLDV is encoded by the coding sequence ATGACCACCGAGCACGCCACCGAACAGAAGCAAACCCGCGCCGCCTACAGCGACGGCCCTCGCCTGCTGGCCGACATCGGCGCGACCCATGCCCGCTTCGCGCTCGAGATCGCGCCCGGCGTGCAGCGCAACGTCGCCGTGCTGCTGTGCGACGACTACCCCGGCATCGTCCCGCTGCTCGAAGCCTACCTGGCGCAGATCCAGGCGCAGACCGGCGGCGTGCGCATCAGCCACGGCGCTTTCGCGCTGGCCAATCCGATCAGTGGCGACTTCATCCGCATGACCAACCGCGACTGGCAGTTCTCGACCGAGGACCTGCGCCGCACCCTCGGCCTGACCACGCTGCTGATCGTGAACGACTTCACCGCGCTGGCAATGGGCCTGCCGGGCTTCGAGCCGGGCGACCTGATGCAGGTCGGCGGCGGCAAGGCGGCGCAGAACGCAGTGTCGGGTGTTCTTGGTCCGGGCACCGGCCTGGGCGTGTCGGGCGTGATCCCGACCGTCGACGGCTTCGTCACGCTCGGCTCGGAGGGCGGCCACGTCAACTTCGCCCCGGCCGACGAGCGCGAGTTCGCGATCCTGCAGTACGCCTGGCGCGACTACCAGCACGTCTCGAACGAGCGCCTGATCTCGGGCCCCGGGATGGAGATCATCTACCGCGCGCTGGCCGGGCGTAACGGCGCCCGGTTGGACAACAAGGCGCGGGCGCGCAGCTCGGCCGAGATCATCGCCGGCGCCCTGGAAGACAAGGACCCGCTGTGCCTGGAAGTGCTGGAGTGCTTCTGCGGCATGCTGGGCGGGGCCGCGGCCAACCTGGCGGTGACGCTGGGCGCGTTCGGCGGCATCTTCATCGGCGGCGGCATCGTGCCGCGCATGGGGGAATGGTTCAAGACCTCGCCGTTCCGCGCCCGCTTCGAAGCCAAGGGGCGCTTCACCGACTACCTGGCGCAGATCCCGACCTACGTGATCATGACGCCCAACCCGGCCCTGTACGGCGTCTCGCGCATCCTGTCCGAGCACCTGCGCAACCGCAGCGGCGCCAACACGCTGATGGAGCGCGTGCAGCGCCTGCAGTCGGAGCTGTCGCCGGCCGAGCAGCGCGTCGCCACGCTGGTGATCGACCATCCGCGCAAGGTGTTGTCCGAGCCGATCGCCGAGATCGCCAAGCTGGCCGACGTCAGCCAGCCGACCGTGATCCGCTTCTGCCGCTCGCTCGGCTTTTCCGGCCTGGCCGACTTCAAATTGAAATTCGCCGGCAGCCTGACCGGCACGATTCCGGTGCGCCACAGCCAGGTGCGCATGACCGACTCGACGCACGACCTGTCGGCGAAAGTCATCGACAACACCGTCTCGGCCATTTTGAAGTTCCGCGACCAGCTCGACGTGAATTCGATCGACCGCGCGATCGAGCTGCTGCGCAAAGCCAAGCGCGTCGAGTTTTACGCGATGGGCAATTCGCGCGTGGTGGCGCTGGACGGCCAGCACAAATTCTTCCGCTTCCGCATCCCGACCGCGCTGTATGGCGACTCGCACCTGTTCGCGCTGGCCGCCGAGCTGCTCGGCCCGGGCGACGTCGTCATCGCGATCTCGACCACCGGCCAGCTGCCCGAGCTGCTGTCGGCCGTGGACACCGCGCGCGCCGCCGGCGCCGACGTCATCGCCATCACCAGCAGCAAGTCGGCGCTGGCGCGCAAGGCCAGCATCTGCCTGGCGGTCGACCACAGCGAAGACTCGACCACCTTCCTGTCGATGATCTCGCGCATCCTGCAGCTGCTGCTGATCGACATCATGGCGGTCGGCATCTCGCTCGGCGCCCAGGGCGACGCCAACGGCGACGGCGACACCGAGCGCCGGCGCATGCTGATCTCCCACCTCGACGTCTGA
- a CDS encoding alpha-amylase family glycosyl hydrolase, with protein sequence MKVSALAISLMLAFGSASSASADAPAPAGARAKPFTWENATVYFLLTDRFDNADPANDHAYGRMADAAVGRGFMGGDLAGVTAKVKAGYFTDLGVDAIWITPPVEQIHGYTDEGTGKTYAFHGYWARDFTAMDANLGSERDLHDLVDAAHARGIRVLLDVVVNHTGPVTAQDPVWPADWVRTGPTCTFKDMRTTTSCTLVKNLPDIRTDSDASVALPPMLVAKWKKEGRYEREVKELDDFFNRTGYPRAPRYYLMKWHADWVRKYGIDGFRCDTVKHTEPGVWKDLKTVASAAYEDWKKTPAGQAAMEQIGNVPFFMTSEVYGYSVNGGREFTYDGGTKVDYFDNGFDSMINFSLPHDAHGSYETLFSTYSNSLRRIQAAHPGASVLNYLDSHDDGGPFDALRQHPFEEANKLLLAPGQVQIYYGDETARVLKVEGAQGDANLRSFMNWDQLASNAKVGRGDAGGVADVRDYWARLGRFRHAHPAVGAGAHQMLAASPYTFKRTYEKGGVSDRVVVALDLPQNRAMPISVAGVFGDGQLVRDWFTGKTATVAGGKVQFDTPAPVALIAQD encoded by the coding sequence ATGAAAGTATCCGCCCTCGCCATCTCCCTGATGCTCGCCTTCGGTTCGGCCTCGAGCGCATCCGCGGACGCGCCCGCGCCCGCCGGCGCGCGCGCGAAGCCGTTCACCTGGGAGAACGCGACCGTCTATTTCCTGCTGACCGACCGCTTCGACAACGCCGACCCGGCCAACGACCATGCGTATGGCCGCATGGCCGATGCGGCGGTCGGGCGCGGGTTCATGGGCGGCGACCTGGCCGGTGTGACGGCCAAGGTCAAGGCGGGCTATTTCACGGACCTGGGCGTGGATGCGATCTGGATCACCCCGCCGGTCGAGCAGATCCACGGCTACACCGACGAAGGCACCGGCAAGACCTATGCCTTCCACGGCTACTGGGCCAGGGATTTCACTGCGATGGACGCCAACCTCGGCAGCGAGCGGGACCTGCACGACCTGGTCGATGCCGCGCACGCGCGCGGGATCCGCGTACTGCTCGACGTGGTGGTCAACCATACCGGCCCGGTCACCGCCCAAGACCCGGTGTGGCCGGCCGACTGGGTGCGGACCGGCCCGACCTGCACCTTCAAGGACATGCGCACCACCACCAGCTGCACGCTGGTGAAGAACCTGCCCGACATCCGCACCGACAGCGATGCCAGCGTCGCGCTGCCGCCGATGCTCGTTGCGAAGTGGAAGAAGGAAGGGCGCTACGAGCGCGAGGTGAAAGAGCTGGACGACTTCTTCAATCGCACCGGCTATCCGCGCGCGCCGCGCTACTACCTGATGAAGTGGCACGCCGACTGGGTGCGCAAGTACGGCATCGACGGCTTCCGCTGCGACACCGTCAAGCACACCGAACCGGGCGTGTGGAAGGACTTGAAGACGGTCGCCAGCGCCGCCTATGAAGACTGGAAGAAAACGCCGGCCGGCCAGGCTGCCATGGAGCAGATCGGCAACGTGCCGTTCTTCATGACGTCCGAGGTGTACGGCTACTCGGTCAACGGCGGACGCGAGTTCACCTACGACGGCGGGACCAAGGTCGACTACTTCGACAACGGCTTCGACAGCATGATCAACTTCAGCCTGCCGCACGATGCGCACGGCAGCTACGAAACGCTGTTCTCCACCTATTCGAACAGCCTGCGCCGGATCCAGGCGGCGCACCCGGGCGCGTCGGTGCTGAACTACCTCGACTCGCACGACGACGGCGGCCCGTTCGACGCGCTGCGCCAGCACCCGTTCGAGGAAGCCAACAAGCTGCTGCTGGCCCCGGGCCAGGTGCAGATCTACTACGGCGACGAGACCGCGCGCGTGTTGAAAGTCGAAGGCGCGCAAGGCGACGCCAACCTGCGTTCCTTCATGAACTGGGACCAGCTGGCATCCAACGCCAAGGTCGGCCGGGGTGACGCCGGCGGCGTGGCCGACGTGCGCGACTACTGGGCGCGCCTGGGGCGCTTCCGCCACGCGCACCCGGCCGTGGGCGCGGGCGCGCACCAGATGCTGGCCGCCAGCCCCTACACCTTCAAGCGCACCTACGAGAAGGGCGGCGTGAGCGACCGCGTGGTGGTCGCGCTCGACCTGCCGCAGAACCGCGCCATGCCGATTTCCGTGGCCGGCGTGTTCGGGGACGGCCAGCTTGTCCGCGACTGGTTCACCGGGAAGACCGCCACCGTCGCCGGCGGCAAGGTGCAGTTCGATACGCCGGCGCCGGTGGCGCTGATCGCGCAGGACTGA
- a CDS encoding FAD-binding oxidoreductase produces MKRRDLLKAVLPATLLAAGVPGLARAANPAANAGPLVRARVRPGAAGWPSAAEWDGLQRATGGRLMKLESPFAGCGAPDSAACRALLRNIDNPYFIGDTPALTQSSGWQDAWVSRPSAYAVAAHSASDVAAAVNFARLHKLRLVVKGGGHSYKGGSNAPDSLLVWTRAMNRVEMIEAFVAQGGAASEAQPAVSIGAGAMWSDAYAEVTTRGGRYVQGGGCTTVGVPGLVQGGGFSNFSKRYGTAAASLIEAEVVTADGQVRIANRHVNPDLFWALKGGGGGTFGVVTRVTLRTHALPEFFGAAFGEITAHSNEALRTLIDRFLAFYLDHLFNPHWGEQVSLRDGKRLRISMVFQGLDGAQARAVWAPFLDWVRADPNYTLKEPNFVAVPARQFWNADFYAKHAPGWMVRDDRPGTSNDHAVWAGDREQAGIYWHGYQSTWLPASLLTDAGRARLTERLFDACQQWDVELHFNKGLAGAPDAALAAARETATHPGVIDAFCLAIIAGGGKAAYPGMPGRDVDEEEARARGKAIRGAMDSLRQAAPGAGAYVSESDYFEANWQQTYWGSNYPRLLGIKRRYDPDGLFTVRHGVGSEDWSEDGFTRKA; encoded by the coding sequence ATGAAGCGACGCGACCTGCTCAAGGCTGTTCTACCCGCCACGCTGCTGGCGGCCGGCGTGCCCGGACTGGCGCGCGCCGCGAACCCGGCGGCGAACGCCGGACCGCTCGTGCGCGCACGCGTGCGCCCGGGCGCGGCCGGCTGGCCGTCCGCCGCCGAGTGGGATGGCTTGCAGCGCGCGACCGGTGGCCGCCTGATGAAGCTGGAGTCGCCCTTCGCCGGCTGCGGCGCGCCCGATTCCGCCGCCTGCCGCGCGCTGCTGCGCAATATCGACAACCCGTACTTCATCGGCGACACCCCCGCGCTGACCCAGTCCAGCGGCTGGCAGGACGCCTGGGTGTCGCGACCGAGCGCCTACGCGGTGGCCGCGCACAGCGCGAGCGACGTCGCCGCCGCCGTGAATTTTGCACGTCTCCACAAGCTGCGCCTGGTGGTCAAGGGCGGGGGGCACAGCTACAAGGGCGGCTCGAACGCGCCCGATTCGCTGCTGGTCTGGACGCGCGCGATGAACCGGGTCGAGATGATTGAAGCCTTCGTGGCGCAGGGCGGGGCGGCGAGCGAAGCGCAGCCGGCGGTGAGCATCGGTGCCGGCGCGATGTGGAGCGACGCCTATGCCGAAGTCACCACGCGCGGCGGGCGTTACGTCCAGGGCGGCGGCTGCACCACGGTCGGCGTGCCGGGGCTGGTGCAGGGCGGCGGCTTCAGCAATTTTTCGAAGCGTTACGGCACGGCCGCCGCCAGCCTGATCGAAGCCGAGGTCGTGACCGCGGACGGCCAGGTGCGCATCGCCAACCGCCACGTCAATCCGGACCTGTTCTGGGCCTTGAAGGGCGGTGGGGGCGGCACCTTCGGCGTGGTCACGCGCGTGACGCTGCGCACCCACGCGTTGCCCGAATTCTTCGGCGCGGCCTTCGGCGAGATCACCGCCCATTCGAACGAAGCCCTGCGCACGCTGATCGACCGCTTCCTGGCGTTTTACCTCGACCATCTGTTCAACCCGCACTGGGGCGAGCAGGTGTCGCTGCGCGACGGCAAACGCCTGCGTATCTCGATGGTGTTCCAGGGCCTGGATGGGGCGCAGGCACGTGCAGTGTGGGCGCCGTTCCTCGACTGGGTGCGCGCCGATCCGAACTACACGCTGAAAGAACCGAACTTCGTCGCGGTGCCGGCACGCCAGTTCTGGAACGCCGACTTTTACGCCAAGCATGCGCCGGGCTGGATGGTGCGCGACGACCGTCCCGGCACCTCGAACGACCACGCGGTGTGGGCCGGCGACCGCGAGCAAGCCGGCATCTACTGGCACGGCTACCAATCGACCTGGCTGCCGGCAAGCCTGCTGACGGACGCCGGCCGCGCGCGCCTGACCGAGCGCCTGTTCGACGCCTGCCAGCAGTGGGACGTCGAGCTGCACTTCAACAAGGGCCTGGCCGGCGCGCCCGACGCCGCGCTGGCGGCGGCGCGCGAGACCGCGACCCATCCGGGCGTGATCGACGCCTTCTGCCTGGCGATCATCGCCGGTGGCGGCAAGGCGGCCTACCCGGGCATGCCAGGGCGCGATGTGGACGAAGAAGAGGCGCGCGCGCGCGGCAAGGCGATCCGCGGCGCCATGGACAGCCTGCGCCAGGCCGCGCCCGGGGCCGGCGCCTATGTCTCGGAGAGCGATTATTTCGAGGCGAACTGGCAGCAGACCTACTGGGGTTCCAACTACCCCAGGCTGCTGGGCATCAAGCGGCGCTACGATCCCGATGGCTTGTTCACCGTGCGGCACGGGGTGGGCAGCGAGGACTGGAGCGAGGATGGATTCACCAGAAAGGCGTGA
- a CDS encoding alpha/beta fold hydrolase translates to MPFPIRATASLSASLGAVLLSLAAGAAHAQASATESAQAPSYGPELEGFDYPYPVQQYRFTSQGVALHMAYMDIKPAQPNGRTVVLLHGKNFCAATWKTSIDVLSQAGYRVVAPDQIGFCKSSKPEHYQYSFQQLAANTHGLLESIGVKNVTILGHSTGGMLAVRYALVYPDQTEQLVLANPIGLEDWKTLGVPSLGVDKWFEREMGQNADKIRAYEKSTYYVNQWKPEYEPWVQMLAGMYRGPGKRIVAWNSALLYDMIYTQPVVYELPLLKMPTLLLIGTKDNTAIGKDAAPADIKPKLGIYAELGKRAAKAIPHATLVEFDDMGHAPQMQDPKRFHAALLKGLADK, encoded by the coding sequence ATGCCATTCCCGATCCGCGCGACCGCATCCCTGAGTGCGTCCCTGGGCGCCGTCCTGTTGAGCCTCGCCGCCGGCGCCGCCCACGCGCAAGCGAGCGCCACCGAATCCGCCCAAGCCCCCAGCTACGGCCCCGAGCTCGAAGGCTTCGATTACCCCTACCCGGTCCAGCAGTACCGCTTCACCTCGCAAGGCGTGGCGCTGCACATGGCCTACATGGACATCAAGCCGGCGCAGCCGAACGGCCGCACCGTGGTCCTCCTGCACGGCAAGAACTTCTGCGCCGCGACCTGGAAGACCTCGATCGACGTCTTGAGCCAGGCCGGCTACCGCGTGGTCGCGCCCGACCAGATCGGCTTTTGCAAGTCGAGCAAGCCGGAGCACTATCAATACAGCTTCCAGCAGCTGGCGGCCAACACGCATGGCCTGCTGGAGTCGATCGGCGTGAAGAACGTGACCATCCTGGGCCACTCGACCGGCGGCATGCTGGCGGTGCGCTACGCGCTGGTGTATCCGGACCAGACCGAGCAGCTGGTGCTGGCCAATCCGATCGGCCTGGAAGACTGGAAGACGCTCGGCGTGCCCTCGCTGGGCGTCGACAAATGGTTCGAGCGTGAGATGGGCCAGAACGCCGACAAGATCCGCGCCTACGAAAAATCGACGTATTACGTGAACCAGTGGAAGCCGGAGTACGAGCCCTGGGTGCAGATGCTGGCCGGGATGTACCGCGGGCCGGGCAAGCGCATCGTGGCCTGGAATTCGGCGCTCCTGTACGACATGATCTACACCCAGCCGGTGGTGTACGAGCTGCCGCTCCTGAAGATGCCGACCCTGCTCCTGATCGGGACGAAGGACAACACGGCGATCGGCAAGGACGCCGCCCCGGCCGACATCAAGCCCAAGCTGGGCATCTACGCGGAACTGGGCAAGCGCGCCGCCAAGGCGATCCCGCATGCGACCCTGGTCGAGTTCGACGACATGGGCCACGCACCGCAGATGCAGGACCCGAAGCGCTTCCACGCAGCGCTGCTCAAGGGCCTGGCCGATAAATAA
- a CDS encoding DMT family transporter: protein MRTRATVVPSVLAMVAFAANSLLCRVALREGHIDPASFGAIRIAAGALVLALLAWLRRGPRPPASGDWRAGAMLFAYVAGFSFAYLTLAAGTGALILFGAVQLTMFAAGFKAGERFTTAGWIGLGLALAGLVVLVLPGVAAPSPLGAALMALAGVAWGGYSLRGRGVPDPIQASAANFVRALPLSLLLALAFAMRAHADARGIALAVVSGALTSGLGYVVWYAALRGLSSLRAAVIQLSVPVLAACGGALWLGEPFTARLALAVAAILGGIALALRDRGPARERERR, encoded by the coding sequence ATGCGCACGCGAGCGACCGTGGTCCCGAGCGTGCTGGCGATGGTGGCCTTCGCCGCCAACTCGCTGCTGTGCCGTGTCGCGCTGCGCGAAGGCCACATCGACCCGGCCAGCTTCGGCGCGATCCGCATCGCGGCCGGCGCGCTCGTGCTGGCGCTGCTGGCGTGGCTGCGGCGCGGCCCGCGTCCGCCGGCAAGCGGCGACTGGCGCGCGGGCGCGATGCTGTTCGCCTACGTCGCCGGCTTTTCCTTTGCCTACCTGACGCTGGCCGCCGGCACCGGCGCCCTGATCCTGTTCGGCGCAGTCCAGCTGACCATGTTCGCGGCGGGTTTCAAGGCCGGCGAGCGTTTCACGACGGCCGGCTGGATCGGACTGGGGCTGGCGCTGGCCGGCCTGGTGGTGCTGGTGCTGCCGGGCGTGGCCGCGCCATCGCCGCTCGGTGCCGCCTTGATGGCGCTGGCCGGCGTGGCCTGGGGCGGCTATTCGCTGCGCGGCCGCGGCGTGCCGGATCCGATCCAGGCCAGCGCCGCCAACTTCGTGCGCGCGCTGCCGCTGTCGTTGTTGCTGGCGCTGGCGTTCGCCATGCGCGCGCACGCGGACGCGCGCGGGATCGCACTGGCCGTGGTCTCCGGCGCGCTGACCTCGGGCCTGGGCTACGTGGTGTGGTACGCGGCGCTGCGCGGCCTGTCGTCGCTGCGCGCCGCCGTGATCCAGTTGTCGGTGCCGGTGCTGGCGGCCTGCGGCGGCGCGCTGTGGCTGGGCGAACCGTTCACGGCGCGCCTGGCGCTGGCGGTGGCGGCCATCCTGGGCGGCATCGCGCTGGCGCTGCGCGATCGTGGGCCCGCGCGCGAGCGCGAGCGCAGGTAG
- a CDS encoding GNAT family N-acetyltransferase, whose product MNPGRSVRRIDAQEATARIEQLADVLVDCVEGGASVNFMLPMARETALRFWHKTIASLERGERTLLVAEDGHGIVGTVQLVTDTPDNQPHRADVSKLLVHRRARNGGIGRRLMEAVEDAARAQGRTVLVLDTANPAAERLYERLGWQRVGAVPDFCLMPDGAMSATTFFTKRLRNDAMK is encoded by the coding sequence CTGAATCCGGGCCGCAGCGTGCGCCGGATCGATGCGCAAGAGGCCACGGCGCGCATCGAGCAGCTGGCCGACGTTCTGGTCGATTGCGTCGAAGGCGGCGCCTCGGTCAACTTCATGCTGCCGATGGCGCGCGAGACCGCGCTGCGCTTCTGGCACAAGACGATCGCCTCGCTCGAGCGCGGCGAACGCACGCTGCTGGTGGCCGAGGACGGTCACGGCATCGTCGGCACCGTCCAGCTGGTCACCGACACCCCGGACAACCAGCCGCACCGCGCCGATGTCTCCAAGCTGCTGGTGCACCGGCGCGCGCGCAATGGCGGCATCGGCCGGCGCCTGATGGAGGCGGTCGAGGACGCCGCGCGCGCGCAGGGCAGGACCGTGCTGGTGCTGGACACCGCCAACCCGGCCGCCGAGCGGCTGTACGAGCGCCTCGGCTGGCAGCGCGTCGGCGCGGTGCCCGACTTTTGCCTGATGCCGGACGGGGCAATGAGTGCGACGACCTTCTTCACGAAACGGCTGCGCAACGACGCGATGAAATAA
- a CDS encoding ATP-binding protein has product MPRSLRDLGISTQLTLLLAGLVVLITLVLAGVLDVLFTQREKQDIGQQFAELAIQATDKLDRSLFERYREVQILASQPGLGRADTLDDKRRLLEDMQKTYAYYAWLGLTDREGRVLVSANRVLEGVDVSKRPWFGRALQGIHLTDVHEAALLDKLLRKGPNASQEPLRFIDVAFPYRDPQGRIAGMFGTHLSLAWAADIERSVMLPLLRRSGAETLILAPDMRVIIGPRQLVGTRLSLPDLAAPGAYANGYAVKRFADDKRYLVGYSKTQGYGASPGLGWTVMVRQDLDLAYAPVVRLRHQGMLAGAVIAALFAALAWVLARRVARPLGAIAESARRIEAMDTDRIDAVDAGYREIGVLRSALQSLIGKLQANQASLREADRRKDEFLATLAHELRNPLAPISAAADLLGMGRADDAQQRRLGGMIARQVRHMTGMVDDLLDVSRVTRGQFTLARQALDLRDVVAEAMEQNAPLAAAKRHRIDTLLAPEPALVLGDRKRLVQVVANLLDNAVRYTPADGRIELALAARDNRVLLSVRDHGIGMSSDLMAHLFELFTQETRKTDLSGGGLGVGLALSRRLVEQHGGTVTASSAGRGQGSEFVVSLPALPAGADAAVPDPVRTLPDPIRSPAEPTLDTQRGQIG; this is encoded by the coding sequence TTGCCACGTTCCCTGAGGGACCTGGGCATCTCGACGCAGCTGACCCTCCTGCTGGCCGGACTCGTCGTCCTGATCACGCTGGTGCTGGCGGGCGTGCTCGACGTCCTGTTCACGCAGCGCGAGAAACAGGACATCGGCCAGCAGTTCGCCGAACTGGCGATCCAGGCGACCGACAAACTGGACCGCAGCCTGTTCGAGCGCTACCGCGAAGTCCAGATCCTGGCCAGCCAGCCGGGGCTGGGCAGGGCGGACACCCTGGACGACAAGCGCCGCCTGCTCGAGGACATGCAGAAGACCTACGCCTATTACGCCTGGCTCGGCCTGACCGACCGCGAGGGCAGGGTGCTGGTGTCCGCCAACCGTGTGCTGGAAGGCGTCGACGTTTCGAAACGCCCGTGGTTCGGGCGCGCGCTGCAGGGCATCCACCTGACCGACGTGCACGAAGCGGCGCTGCTCGACAAGCTGCTGCGCAAGGGACCGAACGCCAGCCAGGAACCGCTGCGCTTCATCGACGTCGCCTTTCCCTACCGCGATCCGCAGGGCCGCATCGCCGGCATGTTCGGCACCCACCTGAGCCTGGCCTGGGCCGCCGACATCGAGCGTTCGGTGATGCTGCCGCTGCTCAGGCGCAGCGGCGCCGAGACCCTGATCCTGGCGCCGGACATGCGCGTCATCATCGGCCCCAGACAGCTGGTGGGCACGCGCCTGTCCCTGCCGGACCTGGCTGCGCCCGGCGCCTACGCGAACGGCTACGCGGTCAAACGCTTCGCCGACGACAAGCGCTACCTGGTCGGCTACAGCAAGACGCAAGGCTATGGCGCTTCCCCCGGCCTGGGCTGGACGGTGATGGTGCGCCAGGACCTCGACCTGGCCTATGCGCCGGTGGTCCGGCTGCGCCACCAGGGGATGCTGGCCGGCGCCGTCATCGCCGCGCTGTTCGCGGCGCTGGCCTGGGTCCTGGCCAGGCGCGTCGCGCGCCCGCTCGGCGCGATCGCCGAATCGGCGCGGCGCATCGAGGCGATGGATACCGACCGCATCGACGCGGTGGATGCAGGCTACCGCGAGATCGGCGTGCTGCGCAGCGCGCTGCAATCGCTGATCGGCAAGCTGCAGGCCAACCAGGCCTCGCTGCGCGAAGCCGACCGCCGCAAGGACGAATTCCTGGCGACTCTCGCGCACGAGCTGCGCAACCCGCTGGCGCCGATTTCCGCCGCCGCCGACCTGCTCGGCATGGGCCGCGCCGACGACGCGCAGCAGCGCCGCCTGGGCGGCATGATCGCGCGCCAGGTCCGCCACATGACCGGCATGGTCGACGACCTGCTCGACGTCTCGCGTGTCACGCGCGGCCAGTTCACGCTGGCGCGCCAGGCGCTCGACCTGCGCGACGTCGTCGCCGAGGCGATGGAGCAGAACGCGCCGCTGGCCGCGGCCAAGCGTCATCGCATCGACACCCTGCTGGCGCCCGAGCCGGCGCTGGTGCTGGGCGACCGCAAGCGCCTGGTGCAGGTAGTGGCCAACCTGCTCGACAACGCGGTGCGCTACACGCCGGCCGATGGCCGCATCGAGCTGGCGCTGGCGGCGCGCGACAATCGCGTGCTGCTGTCGGTGCGCGACCATGGCATCGGCATGTCGTCCGACCTGATGGCGCACTTGTTCGAGCTGTTCACCCAGGAGACGCGCAAGACCGACCTCTCCGGGGGCGGGCTCGGTGTCGGGCTGGCGCTGTCCAGGCGCCTGGTCGAGCAGCACGGCGGCACGGTGACGGCCAGCAGCGCCGGCCGGGGGCAGGGTAGCGAGTTCGTGGTGTCGCTGCCGGCGCTGCCGGCCGGGGCCGATGCGGCCGTCCCGGACCCGGTGCGGACGCTGCCGGACCCGATCCGGTCGCCGGCTGAGCCGACACTCGACACGCAGCGTGGCCAGATCGGCTAG
- a CDS encoding acyl-CoA dehydrogenase family protein produces the protein MPSSALLTTLLAHLRALDDLEPGPALRGLVEASLDRIPLPGQGATLDRWRLLAAVGAHDLALAKLFEGHTDALAILHEAGAGPASPYAPPEGALWGTWCAEPPDARLRLDTHADGSFTLRGRKSWCSGAGHLTHALVSCWNVNGEAMLAAVDLRQNGIGITDDGWDAVGMRGSGSVDVYFERAAAIPIGGPDFYVSRPGFWHGGAGVAACWFGAASHLAEQLRARMADKPDPHRLAQLGEVAVALQASAALMRETAAAIDGAPEANAMHPALSLRLSVEDAATRTLAAVGRALGAGPLCKDAAIARLVADLPVFMRESHAERDQEALGRLLAEDRRAPWKL, from the coding sequence ATGCCTTCATCCGCGCTTCTCACGACTTTGCTGGCCCACCTGCGTGCGCTCGACGACCTCGAGCCCGGCCCCGCCCTGCGCGGCCTCGTAGAGGCCAGCCTCGACCGCATTCCCTTGCCGGGCCAGGGCGCGACGCTGGATCGCTGGCGGCTGCTGGCCGCGGTCGGCGCCCACGACCTGGCGCTGGCCAAGCTGTTCGAAGGCCATACCGACGCGCTGGCGATCCTGCACGAAGCCGGCGCCGGACCGGCGTCGCCGTATGCGCCGCCCGAAGGCGCGCTGTGGGGCACCTGGTGCGCCGAGCCGCCGGACGCGCGCCTGCGCCTGGACACGCACGCCGACGGCAGCTTCACGCTGCGCGGCCGCAAGTCCTGGTGTTCGGGCGCCGGCCACCTGACCCATGCGCTGGTCAGCTGCTGGAACGTGAACGGCGAGGCGATGCTGGCCGCGGTCGACCTGCGCCAGAACGGCATTGGCATCACCGACGACGGCTGGGACGCGGTCGGCATGCGCGGCAGCGGCAGCGTCGACGTGTATTTCGAACGGGCGGCGGCGATCCCGATCGGCGGCCCCGACTTCTACGTCAGCCGTCCGGGCTTCTGGCATGGCGGCGCCGGCGTGGCGGCCTGCTGGTTCGGCGCGGCCTCGCACCTGGCCGAGCAGCTGCGCGCGCGCATGGCCGACAAGCCCGATCCGCATCGCCTGGCGCAGCTGGGCGAGGTCGCGGTCGCGCTGCAGGCCAGCGCGGCGCTGATGCGCGAGACCGCCGCGGCGATCGACGGCGCGCCCGAGGCCAACGCCATGCACCCTGCGCTGTCGCTGCGCCTGAGCGTCGAGGATGCGGCCACCAGGACGCTGGCCGCGGTCGGGCGCGCGCTCGGCGCCGGGCCCTTGTGCAAGGACGCCGCCATCGCACGCCTGGTCGCCGACCTGCCGGTATTCATGCGCGAAAGCCATGCCGAGCGCGACCAGGAGGCGCTGGGCCGCCTGCTGGCCGAGGACCGCCGGGCGCCATGGAAGCTGTGA